A region from the Brassica napus cultivar Da-Ae chromosome C8, Da-Ae, whole genome shotgun sequence genome encodes:
- the LOC106365289 gene encoding protein LAZY 3-like, whose product MMYIYIYIAQESSGPALGKDLQSWPQDEETFLAIGTLGNNIISKEEEEEDTDSSKDLTATNTDVSIGKKKSLSFLLKKMFVCTSGFKTPPPLLDLSRDSLPNTRMEKMLRTILNKKIHPQRSNAIAKKYLENHKIIDEARSSVDAKKWVNTDSECEIFSNI is encoded by the exons atgatgtatatatatatatatatagctcaaGAATCATCAGGGCCTGCTTTGGGTAAAGACCTCCAAAGTTGGCCTCAAGATGAAGAAACCTTCTTAGCCATTGGAACACTTGGAAACAATATCATCtccaaggaagaagaggaagaagacacaGATTCTAGCAAAGATCTCACTGCCACTAATACAGATGTTAGTATTGGAAAGAAGAAATCGCTCTCTTTTCTTCTCAAGAAAATGTTTGTTTGCACAAGTGGCTTCAAAACTCCACCTCCTCTTCTTGATTTGTCTAGAGATTCATTGCCTAATACAAGAATGGAAAAG ATGCTAAGGACAATACTTAACAAGAAGATACATCCACAACGTTCAAATGCTATAGCAAAGAAGTATTTGGAGAATCATAAGATTATAGATGAAGCTCGTTCAAGTGTCGACGCCAAGAAATGGGTCAATACTGATTCTGAATGTGagatattttctaatatttaa
- the LOC106368903 gene encoding uncharacterized protein LOC106368903, whose translation MRWKRHSSEVISLSEKKQTKSIQLNDSKEKRQSTPRDNVSFAVCIGEMAEDFARAVDDGLKLAKRIYFGHDRAVAAPRLAAPMERSSTSQAHLPSAPMVYAVIPDPGIVDNPDLPSYQPHVHGRCDPPALIPLQMNAIELHVDCYLDTALVTVTGSWRVHCVMGSKKCDCRIAIPIGDKGSILGVEVEIPRKSYTTQLITAQDGNELEKTAQPQSGGFLKPNIFTLTVPQVDGGTNLSIKMSWSQKLTYNDGQFFLDIPFNFPEYVTPAVKKISKREKIHLSVNAGTGTEVLCKGCSHPLKEKMRNAGKLRFAYEADVLKWSSTDFSFSYTVSSSSIVGGLFLQSASVQDVDQRDIFSFYLFPGKQQSTKAFKREVVFVVDISKSMSGKPLEDVKNAISTALSKLNPEDSFNIITFSDDTSLFSTSMELVTPDAVERGVEWMNKSFVVADGTNMLPPLEKAVEMLSNTRGSVPMIFSLTDGSVEDERHICNVMKKRLANAGSVWPRIHTFGLGVFCNHYFLQMLANLSRGQHESVYNTDHIEERLDKLFTRALSTVLLNITIEPLQNLDEVEVYPSNIPDLTSSSPLMVYGRYRGKFPESVKANGLLGDLSSFSVDLTVQSAKDMPLDKVFAKNVIDLLTAEAWFSEDNQLKEKITRLSIQTGVPSEYTRMIQLENTEEASKPINTGGKKKTETNGEKQKVVSRTIPLQNFGIGFGDTTATKENVPPGFGEARAPDAAEKFVKAASSCCVSLCNKCCCMCCVQCCTKLNDQCVIVFTQLFTAIACIACFECCSHVCCGGDD comes from the exons ATGCGCTGGAAAAGACACAGCTCTGAAGTGATTTCGCTGTCTGAAAAAAAGCAAACGAAATCGATTCAGCTCAACGATTCGAAAGAGAAGAGACAATCAACCCCCCGAGACAACGTTTCTTTCGCCGTCTGTATCGGAGAGATGGCGGAGGATTTCGCAAGAGCGGTGGACGACGGGCTTAAACTAGCCAAACGAATTTACTTCGGACACGACCGAGCAGTCGCGGCGCCGAGGCTAGCGGCGCCGATGGAGAGATCGTCCACGTCGCAGGCTCACCTTCCTTCTGCACCGATGGTTTACGCCGTTATACCAGACCCGGGAATCGTGGATAACCCGGACCTACCTAGCTACCAGCCTCACGTGCACGGCAGGTGCGACCCACCTGCTCTGATCCCTCTCCAGATGAACGCGATCGAGCTCCACGTGGACTGCTATCTCGACACGGCTCTCGTCACCGTCACCGGATCGTGGCGTGTTCACTGCGTCATGGGAAGCAAAAAATGTGATTGCAGAATCGCTATTCCTATAGGAGACaag GGTTCGATTCTAGGTGTTGAGGTTGAGATTCCTAGAAAATCTTACACAACACAGCTGATCACAGCACAAGATGGTAACGAGCTGGAGAAAACGGCACAACCTCAAAGTGGTGGCTTCTTGAAACCAAACATATTCACTCTTACAGTACCACAG GTTGATGGAGGCACCAACCTCTCTATCAAGATGTCTTGGTCCCAGAAGCTAACGTACAACGATGGCCAGTTTTTTCTAGACATTCCATTCAACTTCCCAGAGTATGTGACTCCTGCGGTTAAGAAAATCTCCAAGAGAGAAAAGATTCACTTGAGTGTTAACGCCGGTACTGGAACAGAAGTGCTATGCAAAGGATGCAGTCATCCACTTAAG GAAAAAATGAGGAACGCAGGGAAGTTAAGGTTTGCATATGAAGCAGATGTTTTGAAGTGGTCAAGCACAGATTTTAGCTTTTCTTACACG GTCTCTTCAAGTAGTATAGTTGGTGGACTTTTCCTTCAATCTGCGTCTGTTCAAGATGTTGATCAGAGAGATATCTTCTCTTTCTATCTTTTCCCAGGAAAGCAGCAAAGTACTAAG GCATTCAAGCGGGAGGTAGTCTTTGTTGTTGATATAAGTAAGAGCATGTCTGGAAAACCTCTGGAGGATGTAAAGAACGCGATATCAACGGCTCTATCTAAGCTCAATCCTGAAGATTCCTTCAATATCATCACTTTCAGTGATGATACTTCTCTGTTTTCGACGTCGATGGAGTTGGTTACTCCAGATGCTGTTGAAAGAGGCGTTGAGTGGATGAACAAGAGCTTTGTTGTCGCAGATGGTACCAACATGCTCCCTCCACTAGAGAAG GCTGTGGAAATGCTTTCGAATACTCGCGGCTCCGTTCCTATGATCTTCTCCCTAACAGATGGGTCTGTTGAAGATGAGAGACACATTTGTAatgtgatgaagaaacgtcttGCTAATGCTGGTTCAGTGTGGCCACGGATACACACTTTTGGGTTAG GTGTGTTCTGTAATCACTACTTCCTTCAAATGCTTGCTAATCTATCCAGGGGACAGCATGAATCAGTTTATAATACAG atcaCATTGAGGAACGGTTAGACAAGTTGTTTACAAGGGCTTTGTCCACTGTTCTTTTGAATATAACAATTGAGCCTCTGCAGAATCTTGATGAAGTTGAG GTGTACCCTTCAAACATTCCTGATCTGACTTCCTCAAGCCCATTGATGGTGTATGGGAGATACAGAGGAAAGTTCCCTGAGAGTGTGAAAGCAAATGGTCTGCTCGGAGATTTGAGCAGCTTTTCTGTAGACTTGACTGTACAAAGTGCAAAAGACATGCCTCTTGATAAA GTGTTTGCTAAAAATGTGATTGACTTGCTTACTGCTGAGGCTTGGTTCTCTGAAGACAACCAGCTAAAAGAAAAG aTTACTAGACTAAGCATCCAAACTGGTGTACCATCTGAGTATACTCGAATGATCCAGTTGGAGAACACAGAAGAAGCATCCAAACCCATCAACACTGGTGGAAAgaaaaag ACTGAAACCAACGGagagaaacagaaggtggtatcAAGAACAATCCCACTACAAAACTTTGGGATAGGCTTTGGTGATACAACAGCTACCAAAGAGAATGTTCCACCAGGATTTGGAGAAGCGAGAGCGCCTGATGCTGCTGAGAAGTTCGTCAAGGCTGCCTCCAGCTGCTGTGTTTCCTTGTGCAACAAATGCTGCTGCATGTGCTGTGTCCAATGCTGCACTAAGCTCAATGATCAATGTGTCATTGTCTTTACGCAGCTCTTCACAGCGATTGCTTGCATTGCCTGCTTTGAATGTTGCTCACATGTCTGCTGTGGTGGAGACGActag
- the LOC106368900 gene encoding protein MICRORCHIDIA 6, whose amino-acid sequence MSYNASTQVTHDALVVKPEHRDGSKGQAIPQDSEENRGSIGAQSSTSVVDQVRTPPEDAGVTSSSTICPAPVCRQFWKAGSYIDELSSKSQQPTGKNYLHVHPMFLHSNATSHKWAFGAVAELLDNAVDEIQNGATFVIVDKTTNPKDGTTALLVQDDGGGMDPQAMRHCMGFGFSDKKSDSAIGRYGNGFKTSTMRLGADVIVFSRHFKDQTWTQSIGLLSYTYLTRTGHDRIVVPILDYEYKASTSKFVTLQDREHFISNLSILLEWSPFSTEAELLQQFDNVGSHGTKVIIYNLWLNSDAKLELDFDSDAEDILIEGNIKKTGCKVMNDHIATRFSYSLRVYLSILYLRIPETFKILLRGKVVEHHNVADDLKHQQYILYKPQAAGHEEAEVVTTIGFLKEAPKVNLCGFCVYHKNRLIMPFWQVVSYSDSRGRGVVGALEANFVEPTHNKQDFEKTVLLQKLEKRLKEMTVEYWNCHSVLIGYRDLKKRRPKVPQNLQPGGRTNVNMFQNNSAGDSGKQTINRPPGFPGVFHNANLASLPRVSSEPVVLEKRKEHPDLVANAASKRKVGSDGFSVPGHIRVEQFVQGSATRSQDSETTKLMDENKKLRAKCLDHRVRSQNLELKAMNLSSELEKVKSEYERLMEELQALGTVKEERSRNVNT is encoded by the exons ATGAGCTACAACGCAAGTACACAGGTCACTCATGATGCTCTGGTTGTTAAACCTGAGCACCGTGATGGATCCAAAGGGCAGGCTATACCTCAAGATTCAGAAGAAAATAGAGGATCAATCGGTGCGCAGAGTAGCACTAGTGTGGTTGATCAGGTCCGGACTCCGCCTGAAGATGCTGGTGTTACTTCTTCATCCACCATATGCCCAGCCCCGGTTTGTAGGCAGTTCTGGAAAGCTGGAAGCTACATTGATGAACTGAGTTCAAAATCTCAGCAGCCAA CTGGAAAAAACTATCTTCATGTGCACCCTATGTTCCTTCACTCCAATGCTACTTCACATAAATGGGCTTTTGGCG CTGTTGCAGAACTGCTTGACAATGCTGTTGATGAG ATCCAAAATGGGGCCACCTTTGTCATTGTAGATAAAACTACAAATCCAAAGGATGGTACGACAGCATTGCTAGTTCAAG ATGATGGTGGTGGGATGGATCCTCAGGCAATGAGGCATTGCATGGGTTTTGGATTCTCAGATAAGAAATCGGATTCGGCCATTGGCAGAT ATGGAAATGGTTTCAAGACCAGCACAATGAGACTTGGAGCAGATGTCATCGTTTTCAGCCGCCATTTTAAAGACCA AACATGGACACAAAGTATAGGGCTCCTTTCATATACGTACCTAACACGTACTGGCCATGATAGAATAGTTGTTCCCATT TTGGATTACGAGTACAAGGCATCAACTAGTAAATTTGTGACATTGCAAGACAGAGAGCATTTTATATCCAATCTCTCCATTCTACTAGAATGGTCTCCATTTTCAACAGAGGCAGAACTTCTACAGCAG TTTGACAACGTTGGATCACATGGGACAAAGGTTATTATCTATAATTTGTGGCTCAACAGCGATGCTAAACTGGAATTAGACTTCGACTCGGATGCAGAG GATATTCTCATTGAAGGAAACATAAAGAAAACTGGATGTAAGGTTATGAACGATCATATTGCAACCCGGTTTTCCTACTCTCTTCGT GTTTACCTATCTATATTATACTTGCGGATTCCTGAAACTTTCAAGATTCTGTTGCGTGGTAAGGTTGTCGAGCATCATAACGTTGCCGATGATCTCAAGCATCAGCAGTACATCTTGTATAAACCTCAGGCTGCTGGACATGAAGAG GCTGAAGTTGTAACGACAATTGGATTTCTGAAAGAAGCTCCCAAAGTAAACCTTTGTGGGTTCTGCGTTTATCACAAAAACCGCTTAATAATG CCATTTTGGCAGGTCGTAAGCTACTCAGACAGTAGAGGAAGAGGAGTTGTTG GGGCCCTAGAAGCTAATTTTGTTGAGCCAACCCACAACAAGCAGGATTTTGAGAAAACCGTCCTTCTTCAGAAACTTGAAAAGCGTTTAAAGGAAATGACAGTGGAGTATTG GAACTGCCATTCTGTGTTGATTGGGTATCGAGATCTTAAGAAGCGTCGTCCTAAGGTACCTCAAAATCTTCAACCTGGTGGTAGGACAAATGTCAACATGTTCCAGAATAATTCTGCTGGAGATAGTGGCAAACAAACAATAAATCGTCCTCCAGGCTTCCCAGGAGTTTTTCATAATGCAAATTTGGCATCCCTTCCTAGAGTTTCATCTGAGCCAG TGGTGTTGGAGAAGAGGAAAGAACATCCTGATCTTGTTGCAAATGCAGCGTCAAAAAGAAAGGTGGGAAGCGATGGTTTCTCTGTCCCAGGACATATTCGGGTTGAACAG TTTGTTCAGGGATCTGCAACTCGGTCACAAGATAGTGAAACTACCAAGTTGATGGACGAGAACAAGAAGCTCCGAGCAAA ATGTTTGGACCACAGGGTGCGAAGTCAAAACCTTGAACTGAAG GCGATGAATCTAAGTAGTGAGCTGGAGAAGGTTAAAAGTGAGTATGAAAGGTTAATGGAAGAGCTACAAGCTTTGGGTACGGTGAAGGAGGAGCGCAGCAGAAATGTAAATACGTAG